Proteins encoded by one window of Chryseobacterium sp. POL2:
- a CDS encoding helix-turn-helix domain-containing protein produces MGFSKLKIPRVCEQCSKPFEAKTVTTRFCGVSCANKAGKERKKLEKQQKEKENLLQKYSNKIAEVQTREFISVSEATVMYGISKDTIHRMIKKGLIGGANLGIRLTRVKRADLENLFSTIEMPIEKKKAEKPKFEIGNCYTISEISTKFRADPSTIYLVIKKNKIPTKKVGSFVYAPKNLIDKIFAGQ; encoded by the coding sequence ATGGGATTTAGTAAATTAAAAATACCAAGAGTATGTGAGCAATGCTCAAAACCCTTTGAAGCAAAGACAGTTACGACACGTTTTTGTGGTGTTTCTTGTGCGAATAAAGCAGGAAAGGAACGTAAAAAATTAGAAAAGCAACAAAAAGAAAAAGAAAATCTGTTACAAAAATATTCTAATAAAATTGCGGAAGTTCAAACTCGAGAATTTATTTCTGTTTCTGAAGCAACTGTAATGTATGGAATTTCAAAAGATACCATTCATAGAATGATAAAAAAAGGATTGATTGGTGGTGCTAATCTTGGGATAAGATTAACTCGAGTAAAACGAGCAGATTTAGAGAACTTATTCTCTACAATAGAAATGCCTATTGAAAAGAAGAAAGCAGAAAAACCAAAATTTGAAATTGGCAATTGCTACACGATTTCAGAGATAAGTACAAAATTTCGTGCAGATCCAAGTACTATTTATCTTGTAATTAAGAAGAACAAAATACCAACTAAAAAAGTAGGTAGTTTTGTGTATGCGCCAAAAAATCTTATTGACAAAATTTTCGCAGGACAATGA
- a CDS encoding exopolyphosphatase: MKIAAIDIGSNAARLLINDVQEVNGKATFTKLNLLRIPLRLGMDVFNLGEIGPQRKEMFINSMKIFHQLMEIYHVEHYRACATSAMRDAKNGNQLIELAKKEANIDIEIISGDEEATLIYANHVEENLDKKSAYLYIDVGGGSTELTFYENGKMLYERSFNIGTIRLLQGLVTDDMWFEMKSEIKRNILSKNNVVAIGSGGNINKIFSLSKTKDGKAMAASALKKYYKTMKEMSVLERMSFYQIREDRADVLVPALQIFNNVMQWADIHQIFVPKISVADGLVKNIYTNLKTK; encoded by the coding sequence ATGAAAATTGCAGCTATCGATATAGGCAGTAATGCCGCACGTCTTCTAATAAATGATGTACAAGAAGTCAATGGCAAAGCCACATTTACAAAGCTCAATCTTTTGAGAATACCGCTTCGTCTGGGGATGGATGTTTTCAACCTTGGAGAGATTGGCCCGCAGCGTAAAGAGATGTTTATTAATTCTATGAAGATTTTTCATCAGTTGATGGAGATTTACCATGTTGAGCATTATCGGGCTTGTGCGACGAGTGCCATGCGCGATGCCAAAAACGGAAATCAACTTATAGAATTGGCAAAAAAAGAAGCCAATATTGATATTGAAATTATTTCTGGTGACGAAGAAGCAACTTTGATTTATGCCAATCACGTTGAAGAAAATCTTGACAAAAAATCCGCTTATCTATACATCGATGTTGGCGGTGGCTCAACCGAATTGACCTTCTACGAAAATGGAAAAATGCTTTATGAAAGATCTTTCAATATTGGGACGATCCGTCTTTTGCAAGGTCTGGTCACAGATGATATGTGGTTCGAAATGAAATCTGAAATTAAACGTAACATTCTTAGCAAAAACAATGTTGTGGCGATTGGATCTGGCGGTAACATCAATAAAATTTTCTCCTTAAGCAAAACCAAAGATGGTAAAGCAATGGCCGCAAGCGCACTAAAAAAATATTATAAAACCATGAAGGAAATGAGCGTTTTGGAAAGAATGTCATTCTACCAAATTCGTGAAGATCGTGCAGATGTTTTGGTTCCGGCGCTTCAGATTTTTAATAACGTGATGCAGTGGGCAGATATACATCAGATTTTTGTTCCGAAAATCTCTGTTGCAGATGGTCTTGTCAAAAATATTTATACCAATCTTAAAACCAAATAA
- the yajC gene encoding preprotein translocase subunit YajC — protein MNMTIFLQAAGGQQSMTPTLIMMGLMFVGFYFLMIRPQMRKQKQEKTFQEALKPGAKVVTTSGMHGTIFSINEDGVVLETLSGKLKFEKAAISRDFTAQRFPETLGITKK, from the coding sequence ATGAACATGACAATATTTTTGCAAGCAGCAGGAGGACAACAATCGATGACCCCAACTTTAATTATGATGGGATTAATGTTTGTAGGATTCTATTTCTTAATGATCCGTCCGCAAATGCGTAAACAAAAACAAGAAAAAACATTCCAAGAAGCGCTAAAACCTGGCGCAAAAGTAGTGACTACTTCAGGAATGCACGGGACTATTTTCAGTATTAACGAAGATGGTGTTGTTCTTGAAACTTTATCAGGAAAATTAAAATTCGAAAAAGCCGCAATATCAAGAGATTTTACAGCACAAAGATTTCCTGAAACTTTAGGTATTACGAAAAAATAA
- a CDS encoding LLM class flavin-dependent oxidoreductase: MELGIGMFGDLSIDSKTGKYRNASDKLNEILEQVVLMDQTGIDVFAMGEHHRADYAVSSPEILLAAASSVTKTIKLASGVTVLSSSEPVKVYEDFATLDLLSKGRAEIVVGRGSFIESFPLYGYDLSNYNQLFEEKLDLLLKINAEENVTWTGQLRAPMHNQTVYPRATKDGKLPIWIAVGGTPESVLRAAKLGLPLIVAIIGGMPLQFKALIVFYKEEYLKAGHPESEMQIAIHSHTFVSDNPQVIENYFETYKSQMDRIGASRGWAPYTKMQYDGGRSKDGALFIGNAEEVAEKINRMKEVFGLTRFLGHMDIGDPSHDIMMKSIELFGTKVAEQVK; this comes from the coding sequence ATGGAATTAGGAATAGGAATGTTTGGAGATTTGTCAATAGACTCCAAAACCGGAAAATATAGAAATGCTAGCGACAAACTAAACGAAATTCTTGAGCAAGTTGTACTTATGGATCAAACGGGAATAGATGTTTTTGCCATGGGAGAACATCACCGCGCAGACTATGCCGTTTCTTCTCCAGAAATACTTTTGGCAGCAGCTTCTAGCGTGACTAAGACTATTAAATTGGCAAGTGGCGTAACGGTTTTAAGCTCATCAGAGCCTGTTAAAGTTTATGAAGATTTTGCCACATTAGACTTGCTATCAAAGGGTCGAGCCGAAATTGTTGTGGGGCGCGGTAGCTTCATTGAGTCTTTCCCGCTTTATGGTTATGACTTGTCTAATTATAATCAGCTTTTCGAGGAAAAATTAGATTTACTTTTAAAAATAAATGCAGAGGAAAATGTGACTTGGACAGGACAACTTCGTGCGCCAATGCATAACCAAACAGTGTATCCACGCGCAACTAAGGATGGAAAACTTCCAATTTGGATTGCTGTTGGGGGCACGCCAGAATCGGTATTAAGAGCTGCGAAATTAGGATTGCCTTTAATTGTTGCAATAATTGGTGGAATGCCACTTCAGTTCAAAGCATTAATTGTTTTTTATAAAGAAGAGTATTTGAAAGCTGGACATCCAGAATCTGAAATGCAAATTGCCATACATTCTCATACTTTTGTGAGTGATAATCCGCAAGTGATTGAAAATTATTTTGAAACCTATAAATCACAAATGGATAGAATAGGGGCAAGTCGCGGTTGGGCACCTTATACCAAAATGCAATACGATGGTGGACGAAGCAAAGATGGCGCATTGTTTATCGGAAATGCTGAAGAGGTTGCTGAAAAAATTAACCGAATGAAAGAAGTTTTTGGATTAACAAGATTTCTTGGGCACATGGATATTGGCGATCCGTCGCATGATATTATGATGAAATCGATAGAGCTTTTCGGTACAAAAGTAGCAGAGCAAGTAAAATAA
- a CDS encoding NfeD family protein has product MFNFIQELAPLEQAFWWVAIVASVIFIVQTLLTIFGSDFSDGINADFDGNLDHDAAPFQLFSFRNLINFLLGFGWAGVALFNTIKSPTFLIVIATLIGLGFVLLYFVMIKQILKLSEDNTFNYEALIGKNAEVYLTIPKDKTGYGKVLISYKGSQRELQAMTENETISSGNMVRVIRHENNILIVEKI; this is encoded by the coding sequence ATGTTCAATTTCATTCAAGAATTAGCGCCGCTAGAACAAGCTTTTTGGTGGGTCGCTATTGTGGCAAGCGTCATTTTTATAGTCCAAACTTTGCTAACTATATTTGGAAGTGATTTCTCTGACGGAATTAATGCTGATTTCGATGGCAACCTCGATCATGACGCAGCGCCATTTCAATTATTTTCTTTCCGAAACCTTATCAACTTTCTTTTAGGTTTTGGCTGGGCAGGCGTCGCCTTGTTTAACACTATCAAAAGTCCAACATTTCTCATCGTTATCGCGACACTTATTGGGCTTGGTTTTGTCTTATTATACTTTGTAATGATTAAACAAATTTTAAAACTCTCCGAAGATAATACCTTTAATTATGAAGCCTTAATTGGTAAAAATGCGGAAGTCTATCTAACAATTCCTAAAGATAAAACTGGATATGGAAAAGTTTTAATCTCTTATAAAGGCAGCCAACGCGAACTACAAGCTATGACGGAAAACGAAACAATTTCGTCAGGAAATATGGTACGCGTTATTCGCCACGAAAACAACATTTTAATTGTCGAAAAAATATAA
- a CDS encoding flotillin family protein, with protein MIEGINGTFILILVAVFVLFVTFMALISRYKRCPSDKILVIYGKTGGSSAKCIHGGGAFVWPVIQDFAYLDLKPISIEANLTNALSRQNIRVDVPCRFTIAISTEPDSMGNAAERLLGLHPEQIQELSKDILFGQLRLVIATMTIEEINSDRDKFLDNISKNVDTELKKIGLKLINVNVTDIKDESGYIEALGKEAAAKAINEAKISVAEQEKIGETGKAIADREKDTQIAETQRDRDVKIAITQKDREVSIASAGKDEAIGKAEAERDARIATSEANSLAVKGENEAKITIANSDAERREKEAEALKIAMAAEKVQAARALEESYLAEQKAETARAERERSTQQANIVVPAEIAKQKAIIDAQAQAEKIRLQAKGEADAIFAKMEAEAKGLYEILTKQAEGYDQVVKAAGGDTNSAFQLLLIEKLPELVKTQVEAVKNIKIDKVTVWDGGNNPEGTTSTANFVSGMMKSVPPLNDLFNMAGLNLPSYLKGEDTEATKATETKTVKIIKKEDPPKTDNPDSNA; from the coding sequence ATGATTGAAGGAATTAACGGGACTTTCATCTTGATTCTCGTGGCAGTCTTTGTACTGTTCGTAACTTTTATGGCGCTTATCTCGCGCTACAAACGATGTCCATCGGACAAAATTTTAGTAATCTATGGAAAAACCGGCGGAAGCTCAGCCAAATGTATTCATGGTGGTGGCGCATTTGTATGGCCAGTTATTCAGGATTTTGCATATTTAGATTTAAAACCAATTTCTATTGAAGCCAATTTGACCAATGCACTTTCCCGTCAAAATATTCGTGTCGATGTCCCATGTCGATTCACGATTGCTATTTCTACAGAGCCTGATTCTATGGGAAATGCCGCAGAAAGATTGTTAGGACTTCATCCTGAGCAAATTCAAGAATTATCAAAAGACATCTTGTTCGGACAATTACGTTTGGTTATTGCGACGATGACAATTGAAGAAATCAACTCGGATCGTGACAAATTTTTGGATAATATTTCTAAAAATGTGGATACAGAATTAAAGAAAATCGGTTTAAAACTCATCAACGTAAACGTTACCGACATCAAAGATGAATCTGGATATATTGAAGCTTTAGGAAAAGAAGCTGCAGCAAAAGCCATCAACGAAGCTAAAATTTCTGTTGCCGAACAAGAAAAAATTGGGGAAACAGGAAAAGCAATTGCCGACAGAGAAAAAGACACCCAAATTGCGGAAACACAAAGAGATCGCGATGTAAAGATTGCCATCACCCAAAAAGACAGAGAAGTCAGCATTGCGTCTGCTGGAAAAGATGAAGCCATTGGAAAAGCAGAAGCAGAAAGAGATGCACGTATCGCGACTTCCGAAGCCAACTCATTAGCCGTAAAAGGGGAAAACGAAGCAAAAATCACCATCGCCAACTCGGATGCTGAACGCCGCGAAAAAGAAGCAGAAGCTTTGAAAATAGCCATGGCCGCAGAAAAAGTACAAGCCGCAAGAGCTTTGGAGGAATCCTATTTAGCAGAACAAAAAGCAGAAACTGCCCGTGCGGAAAGAGAAAGATCAACACAACAAGCTAATATCGTTGTTCCTGCGGAAATTGCGAAACAAAAAGCCATAATCGACGCACAAGCGCAAGCCGAAAAAATTAGATTACAAGCCAAAGGTGAAGCAGACGCGATTTTCGCAAAAATGGAAGCCGAGGCAAAAGGTTTGTACGAAATTCTAACGAAACAAGCCGAAGGTTATGACCAAGTAGTGAAAGCTGCTGGTGGCGACACTAATAGCGCCTTCCAATTATTGTTGATTGAGAAACTTCCGGAATTGGTGAAAACCCAAGTGGAAGCAGTTAAAAATATTAAGATTGATAAAGTTACCGTTTGGGATGGCGGCAACAATCCTGAAGGAACAACTTCAACAGCAAATTTCGTTTCCGGGATGATGAAAAGCGTTCCACCTTTGAATGATTTATTCAATATGGCTGGACTTAATTTGCCATCTTATTTAAAAGGAGAAGATACAGAAGCAACCAAAGCCACGGAAACTAAAACGGTAAAAATCATCAAAAAAGAAGATCCGCCAAAGACGGATAATCCAGATAGTAATGCTTAA
- the rpoN gene encoding RNA polymerase factor sigma-54 — translation MLKQNLQLKLGQKLAPQQIQLMKLIQLHTLEFEEELERELEENPALEKASDNDSEDDYADSNESDFEDEGNESIETDFDVNDYIYDDEPSYKTASSNYSQDDDEFDNQSLLTEGQSLYDYLLEQIRLAKIDGDDLNIAEYLIGNLDNDGYLRREIKSIVDDLAFSQGIYTTTEKTQEILENYVQKLDPAGVGARDLRECLLLQIEKKVTADPAVSLAANILRNQFDALSNKHYNKIIQKYDIEEEDLKDALDIISKLSPRVGGNFDTQTITINQEIIPDFVIQVKDNEVTPSLNSKNAPTLRVSEEYKEILTTYSHDKNSAEHKQAALFIKQKLDAAKWYIDAINQRQNTLLQTITAIVKLQKEYFITGDEKSIKPMILKDVADITGFDISTISRVVKSKYADTPNGIIYLKNLFSDSLTNDDGEEVSTKEIKNHLQDIVDNEDKRKPLTDDALVGLLKEKGYNIARRTIAKYREQLNIPVARLRKEL, via the coding sequence ATGCTGAAACAAAATTTACAACTTAAGTTAGGTCAAAAACTAGCCCCTCAACAAATTCAATTGATGAAATTGATTCAGCTTCATACATTAGAATTTGAGGAAGAATTAGAACGCGAGCTCGAAGAAAATCCCGCCTTAGAAAAAGCTTCGGACAACGACTCAGAAGACGATTACGCGGATTCCAACGAAAGCGATTTTGAAGACGAAGGTAACGAAAGCATCGAAACAGATTTCGACGTCAACGACTACATTTACGACGACGAACCAAGTTATAAAACGGCATCCAGCAACTATTCTCAAGATGATGATGAGTTCGACAACCAATCCTTATTAACAGAAGGCCAAAGCCTTTATGACTATTTATTAGAACAAATTAGACTAGCCAAAATTGACGGTGACGATCTAAATATCGCAGAATACCTTATCGGAAATTTGGACAATGACGGCTATCTACGCCGTGAAATAAAATCCATTGTGGATGACTTAGCTTTTTCTCAAGGTATTTACACTACGACAGAAAAAACGCAAGAGATTTTAGAAAACTACGTGCAAAAACTTGATCCAGCAGGCGTTGGTGCCCGAGATTTGCGCGAATGTCTTTTATTACAAATCGAAAAAAAAGTCACAGCAGATCCTGCCGTTTCTTTGGCAGCAAATATTTTAAGAAACCAATTCGATGCGCTAAGCAACAAGCACTATAATAAAATCATCCAAAAATACGATATCGAAGAAGAAGATCTTAAAGATGCCTTAGACATTATCTCTAAGCTTTCGCCTCGCGTGGGTGGTAACTTCGATACGCAGACAATTACTATTAATCAAGAAATTATTCCAGATTTTGTTATTCAGGTTAAAGACAATGAGGTGACCCCATCTTTGAATAGCAAAAACGCACCTACCCTGCGTGTATCGGAAGAATATAAAGAAATTTTAACAACCTATTCTCACGATAAAAATTCTGCAGAACACAAGCAGGCAGCTTTGTTTATCAAGCAAAAATTAGATGCTGCAAAATGGTATATTGACGCAATTAACCAACGCCAAAATACACTTTTGCAAACCATAACTGCAATTGTAAAACTTCAGAAAGAATATTTCATAACTGGTGACGAAAAAAGTATCAAACCTATGATTCTGAAAGACGTTGCAGACATTACAGGCTTCGACATTTCAACCATTTCAAGAGTTGTAAAAAGCAAATATGCAGACACGCCGAATGGGATTATTTATCTTAAAAACCTTTTCTCTGACAGCTTGACAAACGATGATGGCGAAGAAGTTTCTACTAAAGAAATCAAAAATCATCTCCAAGATATTGTCGACAACGAGGACAAACGAAAACCTCTTACCGACGATGCTTTAGTTGGGCTTCTTAAAGAAAAAGGCTACAATATCGCACGACGTACAATAGCAAAATACCGCGAACAACTCAACATTCCAGTTGCTCGTTTACGAAAAGAATTATAA
- the dnaK gene encoding molecular chaperone DnaK, which produces MSKIIGIDLGTTNSCVSVMEGKDPVVIPNAEGKRTTPSIVAFTEDGERKVGDPAKRQAVTNPTKTVYSIKRFIGTHFKDDASEITRVPYKVVSGPNDTVKVKIDDREYTPQEISAMILQKMKKTAEDYLGQEVTRAVITVPAYFNDAQRQATKEAGEIAGLKVERIINEPTAAALAYGLDKAHKDQKIAVYDLGGGTFDISILDLGDGVFEVLSTNGDTHLGGDDFDDVIINWLADEFKTEEGVDLKADPIALQRLKEAAEKAKIELSATSQTEINLPYITATATGPKHLVKTLTKAKFEQLAADLVRRSMEPCKKALSDAGLSASDIDEVILVGGSTRIPIIQEEVEKFFGKKPSKGVNPDEVVAIGAAIQGGVLTGDVKDVLLLDVTPLSLGIETMGSVFTKLIDANTTIPTKKSEVFSTASDNQPAVSIRVGQGERPMFNDNKEIGKFDLTDIPPAPRGVPQIEVTFDIDANGILSVSAKDKGTGKEQSIKIQASSGLSEDEIERMKREAEENASADAKKKEEVEVFNKADGLIFQTEKQLKEFGDKLSADKKAAVESAAAELKTAFDAKDLEATKTKTEALDAAWMAASEEMYAQGQQADPNAGQQQSHANAGADDVQDADFEEVK; this is translated from the coding sequence ATGAGCAAAATAATCGGAATTGACTTAGGAACAACCAACTCTTGCGTTTCAGTAATGGAAGGAAAAGATCCTGTAGTTATCCCTAACGCAGAAGGGAAAAGAACAACTCCATCTATCGTAGCTTTTACAGAAGATGGTGAAAGAAAAGTTGGTGATCCTGCAAAAAGACAAGCAGTAACCAACCCTACAAAAACGGTTTACTCTATCAAAAGATTTATCGGAACGCACTTTAAAGATGACGCTTCGGAAATCACTAGAGTACCTTATAAAGTAGTATCTGGACCAAATGATACTGTAAAAGTAAAAATCGACGATAGAGAATACACGCCGCAAGAAATTTCTGCAATGATTCTTCAGAAAATGAAGAAAACTGCTGAGGATTATTTGGGTCAAGAAGTAACCAGAGCGGTAATTACAGTTCCTGCATACTTCAACGATGCACAAAGACAAGCGACGAAAGAAGCTGGAGAAATTGCAGGTCTTAAAGTAGAAAGAATTATCAACGAACCTACAGCTGCAGCTTTAGCTTACGGTCTTGATAAAGCACATAAAGATCAAAAAATCGCAGTGTATGACCTTGGTGGTGGTACTTTCGATATCTCAATCCTAGATTTAGGAGATGGTGTTTTCGAAGTATTATCAACAAACGGTGACACACACTTAGGTGGTGATGATTTTGATGACGTAATCATCAATTGGTTAGCAGACGAGTTCAAAACTGAAGAAGGTGTTGATTTAAAAGCGGATCCAATCGCACTACAAAGACTAAAAGAAGCTGCGGAAAAAGCAAAAATCGAATTATCTGCGACTTCACAAACAGAAATCAACTTACCTTATATTACAGCAACAGCAACAGGACCAAAACACTTGGTGAAAACCTTAACAAAAGCGAAGTTCGAGCAATTAGCTGCTGATTTGGTAAGAAGATCTATGGAGCCTTGTAAAAAAGCGTTATCTGATGCAGGTCTTTCTGCCTCTGATATCGATGAGGTTATCTTGGTGGGTGGTTCTACACGTATCCCAATCATCCAAGAAGAAGTTGAGAAATTCTTCGGTAAAAAGCCTTCAAAAGGGGTGAATCCGGACGAAGTGGTAGCTATTGGTGCTGCGATCCAAGGTGGAGTTTTAACAGGTGATGTTAAAGATGTATTGTTATTAGACGTAACGCCACTTTCTTTAGGTATCGAAACCATGGGTTCTGTATTCACAAAATTAATTGATGCGAATACTACCATCCCAACTAAAAAATCTGAAGTTTTCTCTACAGCGTCTGACAATCAGCCTGCAGTAAGCATCAGAGTAGGACAAGGTGAAAGGCCCATGTTCAACGATAACAAAGAAATCGGTAAATTCGATCTTACAGATATTCCACCAGCACCAAGAGGCGTTCCTCAAATTGAAGTAACTTTCGATATCGATGCAAACGGTATTTTGAGTGTTTCTGCAAAAGATAAAGGAACAGGAAAAGAACAATCTATCAAAATTCAAGCATCTTCTGGACTTTCTGAAGACGAAATCGAAAGAATGAAGCGTGAAGCTGAAGAAAATGCTTCTGCCGATGCTAAGAAAAAAGAAGAAGTTGAAGTTTTCAACAAAGCAGATGGATTGATTTTCCAAACTGAAAAACAATTGAAAGAATTTGGAGATAAACTTTCCGCGGACAAAAAAGCAGCAGTAGAATCTGCAGCAGCTGAATTGAAAACAGCTTTTGATGCTAAAGATTTAGAAGCTACAAAAACAAAAACTGAAGCTTTAGATGCTGCGTGGATGGCTGCTTCAGAAGAAATGTATGCTCAAGGTCAACAAGCGGATCCAAACGCTGGACAACAACAAAGTCATGCAAACGCTGGTGCAGATGATGTACAAGATGCAGACTTCGAAGAAGTCAAGTAA
- the ppk1 gene encoding polyphosphate kinase 1 — MAQQFNPRDITWLGFNARVLQEAKDATVPLPLRIRFLGIFSNNLDEFFRVRVAGLKRAMDFKTKVIQESFYEAPSKILQKINKIVIDQQSDFEKTWREVQKEMAKQNVFIKDSKSLSAAQKDFVVKYFDEEIESNMIPILLHENVPMPYMRDKSLYIGVAMRRKEWQYESKFAIIEVPTTTNSRFVILPTENKSEKNVMLLEDVIIYNLPHIFSYFGYDDFEANCFKVTKDAEFDLDNDIKTTLADKIEKGIKSRRKGKPTRFVFDKEMDKALLEFLIRKLNLSKKDSIIPGQKIHNFRHFMDFPDVFKAYEKPVERTSFTHQAFDNKERVTDVIIKKDILLTFPYHTYTPVIDLLRESAMDPDVKSIQLTAYRLASNSKIINALVNAARNGKDVTVMLELRARFDEEANLQWKERLELEGVKVLVGIPNKKIHAKLCVIKKRVNNKTIQYGFVSTGNFNEKTAKIYGDSMLMTANRSIMADINKVFSVLNKPKADPTAILKSCKTLLVCPQFMRDKIIWHIDREIEEAKAGRKAEIIIKVNSLSDKILITKIYQAAEVGVDMKMIVRGIYCAVNQKGFKKKIYAISIVDEYLEHARIMYFYNKGKNDFYLSSADWMSRNLDYRIEAATPILQNDLKKQLKHMLEIQLADNVKARVLDKNIRNEYVKGDEKKLIRSQIEIYHYLKNL, encoded by the coding sequence ATGGCGCAGCAATTCAATCCTAGAGATATAACATGGTTAGGTTTTAATGCCAGAGTTTTACAAGAAGCAAAAGACGCGACAGTGCCTTTGCCTCTCAGAATTCGTTTTTTAGGAATCTTTTCCAACAATCTTGATGAGTTTTTTCGAGTTAGGGTAGCGGGTCTGAAAAGAGCTATGGATTTTAAAACAAAAGTCATTCAAGAATCTTTTTACGAAGCACCTTCCAAAATTCTTCAAAAAATTAACAAAATAGTAATCGACCAGCAGTCGGATTTCGAGAAAACATGGCGAGAAGTCCAAAAAGAAATGGCCAAACAAAATGTTTTTATTAAAGACAGTAAAAGCTTGTCGGCAGCCCAAAAAGATTTTGTGGTAAAATATTTTGATGAAGAAATAGAAAGTAATATGATCCCAATTTTGCTGCACGAAAATGTCCCCATGCCCTATATGCGAGACAAAAGCTTGTATATTGGTGTTGCAATGCGACGAAAAGAATGGCAGTACGAAAGCAAATTTGCAATCATAGAAGTGCCCACAACGACCAATAGCCGATTCGTAATTCTTCCAACTGAGAACAAATCAGAGAAAAATGTTATGCTTTTGGAAGACGTTATTATCTATAATCTGCCTCATATTTTTTCATATTTTGGTTATGATGATTTTGAAGCAAATTGTTTTAAAGTAACGAAAGATGCGGAATTCGACTTGGATAACGACATCAAAACAACTTTGGCAGACAAAATCGAAAAAGGTATTAAAAGCCGAAGAAAAGGTAAGCCGACACGTTTTGTTTTTGATAAAGAAATGGACAAAGCGCTTCTGGAATTTTTGATTCGAAAACTCAATTTATCAAAAAAAGACAGCATTATTCCGGGGCAAAAGATTCATAACTTCAGACATTTTATGGATTTTCCAGATGTTTTTAAAGCTTACGAAAAGCCAGTTGAAAGAACGTCTTTTACCCATCAGGCTTTCGATAATAAAGAAAGAGTTACAGATGTTATTATCAAAAAAGACATCTTGTTGACCTTTCCGTATCATACATATACGCCAGTTATCGACTTGTTGCGCGAGTCAGCAATGGATCCCGATGTCAAATCCATTCAGTTGACTGCCTATCGTTTGGCGAGCAATTCCAAAATTATAAATGCTTTGGTTAATGCCGCGCGTAACGGAAAAGATGTAACAGTAATGTTGGAGCTGCGCGCACGTTTTGATGAAGAAGCCAATCTCCAATGGAAAGAAAGGTTGGAGCTAGAAGGCGTGAAAGTTTTGGTGGGAATCCCCAATAAAAAGATCCACGCCAAATTGTGCGTCATCAAAAAACGGGTCAACAATAAAACCATTCAGTATGGATTCGTCAGTACTGGAAATTTTAATGAGAAAACAGCAAAAATCTATGGTGACAGCATGTTGATGACAGCTAATCGATCCATAATGGCCGATATCAATAAGGTTTTCAGCGTTCTTAATAAGCCCAAAGCTGATCCAACTGCAATTCTGAAAAGTTGCAAAACTTTATTGGTGTGTCCACAGTTTATGCGGGACAAAATTATTTGGCACATCGACCGCGAGATTGAAGAGGCGAAAGCTGGACGCAAAGCGGAGATAATAATTAAAGTCAATTCTTTGAGTGATAAAATTTTGATTACCAAAATATACCAAGCTGCCGAAGTTGGCGTGGATATGAAAATGATTGTTCGAGGGATTTATTGCGCAGTCAATCAAAAAGGTTTTAAAAAGAAAATCTATGCCATAAGCATTGTTGACGAATATCTGGAACACGCCAGAATTATGTATTTTTATAATAAAGGTAAGAACGATTTTTATCTTTCTTCCGCCGATTGGATGTCACGGAACTTGGATTATCGCATCGAAGCAGCAACGCCAATTTTGCAAAATGACCTTAAAAAACAACTCAAGCATATGTTAGAAATTCAGTTAGCAGATAATGTTAAAGCCAGAGTTCTTGACAAAAATATTAGAAATGAATATGTTAAAGGTGACGAGAAAAAATTAATTCGGTCCCAAATAGAAATTTACCATTATCTAAAAAATCTTTAG